One genomic region from Lepisosteus oculatus isolate fLepOcu1 chromosome 20, fLepOcu1.hap2, whole genome shotgun sequence encodes:
- the znf507 gene encoding zinc finger protein 507, translating to MEESSSIAVLVPHGRAQDALLIPERAVNACLQGSDGKQKQKATDSLIQVIEKLSKIVENKRPRRCSLSGKKRPHLTCTSAAVESKENYEVPSKMAKDSDALRCSEEVREEYYISENGYASCGKTITCYQCSLCKFISPTLTLLKDHIKQHDQQNEVILMCSECRYTSKHQEDLEAHVRVHVENQEQLKSVDPHHTREIRILSTADGKELAYAGGLQVNIEGVEASVSVDNLDLQPVKKKWYTYEQYGMYRCLICSYTCGQQRMLKTHAWKHAGLVDCSYPIFEDESETSCVVDSTSGPPVDEAVVVLTPVSKPETLNSAASFQIKLCTSGTDSEDKAALVPAVEESAEEMYHSKVPATEEEVVEEQVASDSEHDPSASDSLLSSAQKIISCSPHRAGHVNVIVERLPGAEEAIATKPFLIDSRIEGEKRSLTEDSPVYYEDDPGDYQTSKGGVAVEEVVIGWCNNEKQQSEDEASKDSSTASDENIPPVRRRTHSESLRLHSLAAEALVAMPTRTPEMMKASIKSIVELSSQSPDTGQRYIDIASASPHKVTSAVRNAPEEFTNIKEGGTALVNLELQPKPKEGIPEGPVKMGISMSLLTVIEKLRERTDQNASDEDILKELQDNAQSQPNSDTSLPDGNLVEFIPDSDRPYRCRLCRYTSGNKGYIKQHLRVHRQRQPYQCPICDHIANDSKDLENHMINHCKTRMYHCKQCNETFYYKSQLRNHERDQHGLPDALAALSSVTETAATVEESEEKSAEEGLTSIQKIYKCDVCDYTSSTYVGVRNHRRIHNSDKPYRCCSCDFATTNMNSLKSHMRRHPQEHQAVQLMEQYRCSLCGYVCSHPPSLKSHMWKHAGDQNYNYEQVNKAINEAISQSSRSPCLAQKQAAIVEPVVERPCGRTNKTDPNPLASTPEEGAGVSEPLQGPCVATRPQSAPEKGGVPARAGMEYCVLLFCCCICGFESTSKEHLMEHMKEHEGEIINIILNKEQSP from the exons ATGGAGGAGAGCAGCAGTATTGCAGTTCTGGTGCCCCACGGAAGAGCACAGGATGCCTTGCTCATTCCTGAGAGGGCAGTAAACGCATGTCTGCAGGGCTCTGATgggaaacaaaagcaaaaggccACCGACTCCCTCATCCAGGTCATAGAGAAACTGAGCAAGATAGTTGAAAACAAAAGACCCAGGCGCTGCTCGCTATCCGGGAAGAAGCGACCTCACCTCACTTGCACGTCTGCAGCTGTGGAAAGCAAAGAGAACTACGAAGTCCCCTCGAAGATGGCAAAAGATTCGGATGCACTAAGGTGCAGTGAGGAAGTGCGGGAGGAATACTATATATCGGAGAATGGGTACGCGAGCTGTGGCAAAACGATCACCTGCTACCAGTGCAGTCTGTGCAAGTTCATCTCCCCAACCCTGACCTTACTGAAAGACCACATAAAACAGCACGACCAGCAGAACGAGGTGATCCTGATGTGCTCTGAGTGCCGCTACACGTCCAAGCACCAGGAGGATCTGGAAGCCCACGTGAGGGTTCACGTAGAAAATCAAGAGCAGCTCAAAAGCGTGGACCCACATCACACACGGGAGATCCGGATTCTCTCCACAGCCGATGGCAAAGAGCTGGCGTACGCTGGGGGCTTACAGGTGAATATCGAAGGGGTGGAGGCCAGCGTAAGTGTGGACAATTTGGACCTTCAGCCCGTGAAGAAAAAGTGGTACACCTACGAGCAGTACGGCATGTACAGGTGTTTGATCTGCAGCTACACCTGCGGCCAGCAGCGCATGCTCAAAACCCATGCATGGAAGCATGCTGGTTTAGTTGACTGCTCCTATCCGATATTTGAAGACGAGTCTGAGACCTCTTGCGTGGTGGACTCGACGTCAGGCCCTCCGGTAGATGAGGCTGTTGTAGTCCTCACTCCCGTGAGTAAGCCAGAGACATTAAACAGTGCTGCTTCCTTTCAAATCAAGCTATGCACCTCAGGCACAGACAGTGAGGACAAAGCTGCTTTAGTCCCAGCGGTGGAGGAGAGTGCTGAGGAAATGTACCATTCAAAAGTCCCTGCAACAGAGGAGGAGGTGGTCGAAGAGCAGGTTGCCTCTGATTCAGAGCACGATCCCAGTGCCTCAGACAGTCTCCTCTCCTCTGCTCAGAAGATCATAAGCTGTAGTCCCCACCGAGCAGGACATGTGAATGTCATAGTGGAACGTCTTCCAGGAGCTGAAGAAGCTATTGCAACCAAGCCATTCTTGATAGACTCGCGCATAGAGGGGGAGAAGAGGTCGCTGACTGAGGATTCCCCGGTGTATTATGAGGATGACCCAGGAGATTATCAGACGAGTAAAGGTGGCGTTGCCGTAGAAGAGGTGGTGATCGGATGGTGTAACAACGAGAAGCAGCAGAGTGAAGACGAGGCTTCCAAAGATTCATCCACCGCGAGCGACGAAAACATCCCACCGGTCCGCAGGAGGACACATTCCGAGTCTTTGAGGTTGCACTCCTTGGCGGCGGAGGCCCTGGTCGCCATGCCAACTAGAACCCCCGAGATGATGAAAGCTAGCATAAAGAGCATCGTGGAGCTGAGTAGCCAGTCCCCAGACACGGGTCAAAGATACATCGACATCGCCAGCGCCTCCCCACACAAAGTGACCTCGGCTGTCCGAAACGCCCCGGAAGAGTTTACCAACATAAAGGAGGGGGGCACAGCGCTGGTCAACTTGGAGCTGCAACCCAAGCCCAAAGAGGGAATCCCCGAGGGTCCCGTGAAGATGGGAATCAGCATGTCGCTGCTGACCGTGATCGAAAAGCTGAGAGAAAGGACTGACCAGAATGCCTCGGATGAAGACATCCTCAAAGAGTTGCAGGATAATGCCCAAAGCCAGCCCAACAGCGATACGAGCTTGCCGGACGGCAACCTGGTGGAGTTCATTCCAGACAGCGATCGGCCTTATCGCTGCCGCTTGTGCCGTTACACTAGTGGCAACAAGGGGTACATCAAACAGCATCTTAGAGTGCACCGTCAGCGCCAGCCTTACCAGTGCCCCATCTGTGACCACATCGCTAATGACAGCAAGGACCTGGAGAACCACATGATAAATCATTGCAAAACCAGAATGTACCACTGTAAGCAGTGCAACGAAACATTCTATTACAAG agtCAGCTGAGAAATCATGAGCGAGACCAGCATGGATTGCCTGATGCACTGGCAGCTTTGTCTTCTGTTACTGAGACAGCAGCAACAGTGGAGGAGTCTGAAGAGAAGAGTGCAGAAGAAG GTCTGACCAGTATTCAGAAAATCTACAAATGCGATGTATGCGACTACACCAGCTCAACGTATGTGGgggttcgaaatcatagaagaATTCACAACTCTGACAAGCCATACAG GTGCTGCAGCTGTGACTTTGCGACGACAAACATGAACAGCCTCAAGAGCCACATGAGGAGGCACCCACAGGAGCACCAGGCCGTGCAGCTAATGGAGCAGTACAG ATGTTCTCTCTGTGGATATGTGTGTAGCCACCCCCCTTCTCTAAAATCACACATGTGGAAACATGCTGGTGACCAAAATTATAACTATGAGCAAGTCAACAAAGCTATTAATGAAGCCATTTCACAAAGCAGCAG GTCCCCATGTTTAGCTCAGAAGCAGGCTGCCATTGTTGAACCAGTTGTGGAGAGACCTTGTGGCAGAACAAATAAAACAGATCCTAACCCTCTGGCCTCCACTCCTGAGGAAGGCGCAGGGGTATCAGAGCCACTGCAGGGCCCTTGTGTGGCCACAAGACCCCAGAGCGCTCCTGAGAAAGGAGGTGTGCCTGCCAGGGCAGGGATGGAGTACTGTGTGCTGCTGTTCTGCTGTTGCATCTGCGGGTTCGAGTCCACCAGCAAAGAGCACCTGATGGAGCACATGAAGGAGCACGAAGGCGAGATCATTAATATAATTTTGAACAAGGAGCAGAGCCCCTAG